GCGGCAGGGCATCAAGATTAAGTAGCGGCGCAGCACATCTTGTCATCATAAATATCGGATTCGGAAATTTCTCCCGCAAAGGCGCGAAGGCGCAAAGTTAAGAAAATAAGATTTCCGAAGTTAGCGCCTTTGCGGGAGATTCTCCGATTCATTATTTGCGAACTTTGCGTTCTTTGCGGCCAACTCCTATCCTCTTTCCTTGCCGCAGCGCTGGACCGCGCCGTCAAGCCGCGCTAAGGTGCGGCCAATCATCGCTCGCTCAGGAGGAGAAATGAACGTCAACGATTTCAACTTGAAAAAAACCGCGCTGCTGTTTTTCGATATTCTCAACGGCTATGTGCCGGAGCCGGCGCCAGGCAAGCCGCGAGTATTGAAGCCGTGGATTCAAAACGCCGTCAAGCTCAGTAAAGCCGGGCGCGCCGCCGGCTTGCCGGTATTTTTCGCCAAGGGTAATCACCGTCCGGACAACGCCACCAGCGCGCTGCTGCTCACCGACACCAACAACTCGCTCGCGCCTTGGCCCAACGGCGAAGTGACGAAAACTAAGATGCACGTCATCGCCGGTGACAAAAGCTCCGACGTGCTCGCCGACTTGGAACCGAAGGCCGACGACTACTACATCGTCAAATATCGCTGGAGCGCGTTCTTTCAAACCTATCTCGATCTGGCGCTGCGCACTCGCGGCATCGACACGATCATCATCTCCGGCGGCTCGACGGATGTCGGCGTGACCTCGACCATGTACGCCGCCCGCGACTTGGATTATAACCAGATCGTCGTCAGCGACGCCTGCGGCACCTCCCACGACCAACGCGCCCACGACACCCTGATGGAAATAATTTTTCCGCGCATGGCCCGCGTGCGCACGACCGAGCAGGTGATCGAGATGATTGTGAAGGCTGGCAAATAGGATAAAAGAACTGTTCACCACGAAGGACGGAATATTATTTATCCGAAACCTTCGTGCCCTTCGTGGTGAGATGAAATTTTCATTCGACAAAAGACAATAACAAATTGATTTAAGAAACAAGGAGTCCAACATGGCAGCGAACGTCACCGCCCCCGTCGGCATCAGCAAGAACATCAAACAGATCGGCCGCATGGATCTCGCCGGCGGCGGCTCGGTGGTCGTCGAGAACGGCTACGCCTACGTCGGCCACATGGACCCGCCGCACGGCACCTCGATTATCGACGTCAAGGACGCGAAGAATCCCAAAGTCGTTGCCCACATCGGAATCCCCGAAGGCCTGCACTCGCACAAGGTGCGCGTCAGCGGCGACATCATGCTGATCAACTACGAACGCTACAAAGCCAAACAAGAACTGCAATCGGGACTGAAGATCTTCGACATCTCGAACAAGACGAAACCGCGCGAGATCGCCATGTACAAGACACCGGGCAAAGGCGTGCACCGCTTCACTTTCGACGGCCGCTACGCCTATATCTCACCGACCATCGACGGCTATCAAGGCAACATCGCCATGATGCTCGACATGAAAAATCCCGAGCAGCCCGAAGAAGTCATGCGCTGGTGGATGCCCGGTCAATGGGTCGCCGGCGGCGAGACGCCAAATTTTAAAGGCGCGGACACGCGCTGCCACCATCCGATCCGGCGCGGCGACCGTTTGTACATCAGCTACTGGCACGGCGGCTTCGCCATCGTTGATATCTCGAACATGAGCAAACCGCGAACCGTCAGCACGCTCGACTGGAGTCCGCCCTATCCCTGTCCGACCCACACGACGCTGCCGCTGCTGAACAAAATCATGGAGCGCGACTGGCTGATCGTCACCGACGAAGAGGTCGGCGAGAAGTTGAACGAAACCCACAACGCCTTTCTCTGGGTCGTCGACATCACCAAAGAAGATTTGCCATTGCCGGTGGCGACTTTCATCGTCCCCTTCGAAGGCAAGTCGACGCCCATGAACCGCTTCGGCGCGCATCAACCGGCGGAGCAAGTCTACGGCAACACGCTCTACGTCACCTGGTTCGCCGGCGGCCTGCGCGCGGTGGATTTTTCCAATCCCTATCAGCCCAAAGAAGTCGGCTACTACGTGCCCAATCCCGGCAAAGGTCAGAACGTCGTCATGAGCAACGACGTGTTCCACGACAAAGACGGCAATCTGTATTTGATCGACAGATACGATGGATTAGAAATTCTCGAATCACGGATTTGAAAGCATGATCGTGGCTCGTGTAAAGACGTAGGGTGCGCTTGCGCACCGTCTTCGTAGGATGGGTGTCGTGGCAACGTCAATATGTCATGTTAACAGCAACGCGATTATGTCAGGGTAGTGCGTTGGGTTGAGGTCGTAAGTTAGAAACCTGGCCATAGCGGAACCCCACCTTGTTGGAGTTGGTTCGATATAGGCCAAGTGTGTGCGTC
Above is a genomic segment from Deltaproteobacteria bacterium containing:
- a CDS encoding cysteine hydrolase, translated to MNVNDFNLKKTALLFFDILNGYVPEPAPGKPRVLKPWIQNAVKLSKAGRAAGLPVFFAKGNHRPDNATSALLLTDTNNSLAPWPNGEVTKTKMHVIAGDKSSDVLADLEPKADDYYIVKYRWSAFFQTYLDLALRTRGIDTIIISGGSTDVGVTSTMYAARDLDYNQIVVSDACGTSHDQRAHDTLMEIIFPRMARVRTTEQVIEMIVKAGK